One genomic segment of Salvelinus sp. IW2-2015 unplaced genomic scaffold, ASM291031v2 Un_scaffold8575, whole genome shotgun sequence includes these proteins:
- the LOC139027237 gene encoding uncharacterized protein produces the protein MTGMLKTTLLHATPPTRRKDRFLPVSTATTEHNALNSPPRLLRPSPPLGSSSPVPPPLLRPSPPGSSDQFPPAPPTQSPPGSSDPVPPPGSSDPVPPGSSDPVPPPGSSDPVPPPAPPTQSPLGLLRPGPPPPGSSYPVPPPAAPHPVPPGLLHPVPPGSSNQSPRAPPTQSPPRAPPTQSPPRLLLPSPPPRAPPTQSPPALQPSPPGSSNPVPPAPPT, from the exons ATGACTGGCATGTTGAAAACTACTCTGCTGCACGCCACGCCGCCCACCCGCCGAAAAGATCGTTTCCTTCCTGTTTCCACGGCAACGACAGAACACAACGCGCTCAACAG TCCCCCCCGGCTCCTCCGACCCAGTCCCCCCCTGGGCTCCTCCAGCCCAGTCCCCCCCCCGCTCCTCCGACCCAGTCCCCCCGGCTCCTCCGACCAGTTCCCCCCGGCTCCTCCGACCCAGTCCCCCCCCGGCTCCTCCGACCCAGTCCCCCCCCCGGGCTCCTCCGACCCAGTCCCCCCCGGCTCCTCCGACCCAGTCCCCCCCCCCGGCTCCTCCGACCCAGTCCCCCCCCCGGCTCCTCCGACCCAGTCCCCCCTAGGGCTCCTCCGACCCGGTCCCCCCCCCCCGGGCTCCTCCTACCCAGTCCCCCCCCCCGCGGCTCCTCACCCAGTCCCCCCCGGGCTCCTCCACCCAGTCCCCCCGGGCTCCTCCAACCAGTCCCCCCGGGCTCCTCCGACCCAGTCCCCCCCTAGGGCTCCTCCGACCCAGTCCCCCCCCCGGCTCCTCCTACCCAGTCCCCCCCCCCGGGCTCCTCCTACCCAGTCCCCCCCGGCTCTCCAACCCAGTCCCCCCGGCTCCTCCAACCCAGTCCCCCCGGCTCCTCCAACCTAG